The proteins below are encoded in one region of Bacillus vallismortis:
- a CDS encoding alkaline phosphatase, translating to MFLITKTRFTVTVTLILTAFLSIFAITEFISPLHSQSSKSSGKNPKNIILIIGDGMGMPMINSYRTLKSEKLNTPAQTAWDPYLTGMQMTHPNDPRDNITDSSAAATAMATGTKTYNDAIAVDNKHQQLKSVTEAAKEKKMSVGFVVTSDLTDATPAAFGVHNVSRKNYTDIADQFYDERINGSHKVDVLLGGGAKYFIRNDRNLAEEFQKDGYHYVTTKQDLKKNQHDKLLGLFGEVELDKAIDRENSTPSLKDMTEAALTQLQKNENGFFMLLEGSNIDNAAHENDVVGALSEMEDFEKGVQAALDFAKKDKETLVIITADHSTGGFSYGAEGMTRETGYKWDPSPIIAAKKTPGYMAEKIAEGQDAEKVLSTYINMKLTENEINQVKNAVSQSNTAAVQKSIQLIFDKRSFSGWTTLAHTGKDVPVYAYGPGKEKWKGLIDNTQQAKNIFAILEQK from the coding sequence ATGTTCCTCATTACCAAAACCCGGTTTACAGTAACTGTCACCCTCATTTTGACTGCTTTCTTAAGTATTTTTGCCATAACAGAATTCATATCCCCTCTTCATTCTCAATCATCCAAGAGCAGCGGCAAGAACCCTAAAAATATAATTTTAATCATCGGAGACGGAATGGGTATGCCGATGATTAACAGCTATAGGACATTAAAAAGCGAAAAGCTGAATACTCCCGCCCAAACAGCATGGGACCCTTATTTAACAGGCATGCAGATGACACATCCTAACGATCCCAGAGACAATATTACTGACTCTTCGGCTGCCGCAACCGCCATGGCAACCGGAACGAAAACATATAATGATGCAATTGCTGTTGACAACAAACATCAGCAGCTCAAAAGCGTAACAGAAGCTGCCAAAGAGAAAAAGATGTCTGTCGGCTTCGTCGTGACTTCGGACTTAACCGACGCCACTCCCGCAGCTTTCGGCGTACATAACGTCTCACGGAAAAACTACACTGATATTGCCGACCAATTCTATGATGAACGGATTAATGGTTCTCATAAGGTTGATGTTTTACTCGGAGGCGGAGCGAAATATTTCATTCGCAATGACCGAAATCTTGCTGAAGAATTTCAAAAAGACGGCTATCATTATGTGACCACAAAGCAAGACCTGAAAAAAAATCAGCACGATAAGTTGCTCGGACTGTTTGGAGAAGTTGAATTAGATAAAGCGATTGACAGAGAGAATAGTACACCTTCTCTAAAAGACATGACAGAAGCTGCACTCACCCAGTTACAGAAGAACGAAAACGGTTTTTTTATGCTTCTGGAAGGAAGCAATATTGACAATGCAGCCCATGAAAATGACGTGGTGGGCGCTTTAAGTGAAATGGAAGATTTCGAGAAAGGTGTTCAAGCTGCTCTGGATTTTGCGAAAAAAGATAAAGAAACGCTGGTTATTATTACAGCTGACCACTCTACAGGCGGATTCTCTTACGGCGCAGAGGGAATGACGCGTGAGACCGGCTATAAATGGGATCCTTCCCCAATCATCGCCGCTAAAAAAACGCCGGGCTATATGGCAGAGAAGATCGCTGAAGGCCAAGATGCCGAAAAGGTGCTCAGCACTTATATTAATATGAAGCTAACGGAAAATGAGATCAATCAGGTGAAAAACGCAGTCTCACAATCAAATACTGCTGCAGTCCAAAAAAGCATTCAATTGATTTTTGATAAACGGTCTTTTTCAGGCTGGACGACGTTAGCCCACACTGGCAAAGACGTACCGGTATATGCTTACGGTCCGGGAAAGGAAAAATGGAAGGGGCTCATCGACAATACGCAGCAGGCAAAAAACATTTTTGCAATTTTAGAACAAAAATAA
- the gatC gene encoding Asp-tRNA(Asn)/Glu-tRNA(Gln) amidotransferase subunit GatC produces MSRISIEEVKHVAHLARLAITEEEAKMFTEQLDSIISFAEELNEVNTDNVEPTTHVLKMKNVMREDEAGKGLPVEDVMKNAPDHKDGYIRVPSILD; encoded by the coding sequence ATGTCACGAATTTCAATAGAAGAAGTAAAGCACGTTGCGCACCTTGCGAGACTTGCGATTACTGAAGAAGAAGCAAAAATGTTCACTGAACAGCTTGACAGCATCATTTCATTTGCCGAGGAGCTTAATGAGGTCAATACAGACAATGTAGAGCCTACAACTCACGTGCTGAAAATGAAAAATGTCATGAGAGAAGATGAAGCGGGTAAAGGTCTTCCGGTTGAGGACGTCATGAAAAATGCGCCTGACCATAAAGACGGTTATATTCGTGTGCCATCAATTCTGGACTAA
- a CDS encoding MgtC/SapB family protein has translation MLLSWYIDPDILLKLGIATLIGMVIGLERELKNKPLGLKTCIVIAVSSCMLTIVSINAAYHFPKYYRIMMDPLRLPAQIISGVGFIGAGVILRKSNDVISGLTTSAMIWGAAGLGLATGAGFYKEAFASLLFILISVEFLPWAVRKIGPDRLQEKDIRIRMSLSDKDKMTEILKEMKRKDIKTHSVRIDDLGEKEFPIMEVKVRVHKNRYTTDVYYDIKNIEGVVGVKCDTL, from the coding sequence TTGCTGTTGAGCTGGTATATTGATCCGGATATTTTATTAAAATTGGGCATTGCCACATTGATTGGCATGGTCATCGGGCTTGAGCGCGAATTAAAAAATAAGCCGCTCGGATTAAAAACCTGTATCGTTATCGCCGTCAGCTCATGCATGCTGACGATCGTCAGTATTAATGCGGCATATCATTTCCCTAAATACTACCGCATCATGATGGACCCGCTGCGTCTGCCGGCACAAATCATCTCAGGCGTCGGATTTATCGGAGCCGGCGTCATCTTGCGGAAAAGCAACGACGTCATATCCGGCCTGACAACATCGGCTATGATCTGGGGAGCGGCGGGGCTTGGGCTCGCAACCGGAGCGGGGTTTTATAAAGAAGCCTTTGCCAGTCTTCTGTTCATCCTGATCAGCGTTGAATTTTTGCCATGGGCGGTTAGAAAAATCGGACCGGATCGCCTTCAGGAAAAAGACATCCGCATCAGAATGTCGCTTTCGGATAAAGACAAAATGACAGAGATTTTAAAAGAAATGAAAAGAAAAGATATCAAAACACATTCCGTCCGGATCGACGACCTGGGCGAAAAGGAATTTCCGATTATGGAAGTGAAGGTCCGCGTCCATAAAAACAGGTACACGACCGACGTCTACTACGACATTAAAAACATTGAAGGCGTAGTCGGGGTAAAATGTGATACATTATAA
- a CDS encoding phosphotransferase enzyme family protein produces MHKDIKAIFDEEKVLAEASIIYGFTRDQVQFLADAENYVYEFAKDNESYILKITHTIRRSPDYIMGEMEWLHHLAEGGLSVAKPIPSLNGKDVEEVPDGNGGAFLLRVYEKAPGHKVDESEWNETLFFELGRYTGKMHSLTKSYKLSNPRFKRQEWDEEEQLKLRKYVPEDQTKVFQQADDLMNELRQLPKNRDSYGLVHADLHHGNFNWDHGKITTFDFDDIGYNWFVNDISILLYNVLWYPVVPYENKAAFTEEFMTHFMKGYREENEIAAEWLKKIPDFLRLRHMLIYGLLHQMFDLDSIGEEEKEMLKGFKNDIENQTPITEFDFSKLA; encoded by the coding sequence ATGCATAAAGATATTAAAGCAATATTTGATGAAGAAAAGGTTTTGGCAGAAGCTTCTATTATATATGGATTTACTAGAGATCAAGTGCAGTTTTTGGCGGATGCGGAAAACTATGTGTATGAGTTTGCTAAAGACAATGAATCTTATATTTTAAAGATTACACACACGATTCGACGGTCGCCGGATTATATTATGGGGGAGATGGAATGGCTCCATCATCTTGCTGAAGGCGGGCTTTCAGTCGCCAAACCGATCCCGTCATTAAACGGTAAGGATGTTGAGGAAGTGCCGGACGGAAACGGCGGAGCATTTTTATTGAGAGTGTATGAAAAGGCGCCAGGTCATAAAGTAGACGAATCTGAGTGGAACGAAACCCTATTTTTCGAGCTTGGCAGATATACAGGGAAGATGCATAGCCTGACAAAAAGCTATAAACTGAGCAATCCAAGATTTAAAAGGCAAGAGTGGGATGAAGAAGAGCAGTTGAAGCTCAGAAAATATGTCCCTGAAGATCAGACAAAGGTTTTTCAGCAGGCAGACGATTTAATGAATGAGTTGCGGCAACTGCCAAAAAACCGTGACAGCTATGGGCTTGTTCACGCAGATCTTCATCATGGTAATTTTAACTGGGACCATGGGAAGATCACTACATTTGATTTTGATGATATCGGGTACAACTGGTTTGTGAATGATATCAGCATTCTCCTCTACAATGTATTATGGTATCCAGTCGTCCCATATGAAAATAAAGCAGCCTTTACAGAAGAATTTATGACGCACTTTATGAAAGGGTACAGGGAAGAAAATGAAATTGCCGCCGAATGGCTCAAGAAAATTCCGGATTTCCTCCGCCTGCGTCATATGCTGATTTATGGATTGCTCCACCAAATGTTTGACCTTGATTCAATAGGAGAAGAAGAAAAAGAAATGCTGAAGGGATTCAAAAACGATATCGAAAATCAAACGCCGATAACCGAATTTGACTTTTCGAAGTTAGCTTAA
- a CDS encoding IS3 family transposase (programmed frameshift) — protein MGTRVSYPLEVKQKAVEMRLAGVPMKEIMQELNIKNNTQIKTWVRWYKAGDTHRFEQPVGKQYTYGKGPEYSSELEKLQAENRYLRQQNEVFKKVQRIGKEVDSKTSVELVEILHSTMTVQDICIHLGISRASYYRWKKNLMKDHPKRHLEKQIGTLCREHKYRYGYRKITAILKKGMCINHKTVQRIMQKNQWQCRVKVKKRKKNGQPYAVVDNILDRNFQSDHPLEKLVTDITYLPYGQKQLYLSSILDVYNGEVIAFTIGDKQDTDFVLHTLDQLPTLPENCVLHSDQGSVYTSYEYQKAVKTKGITMSMSRKGTPADNASIESFHSSLKSETFYLNSIDRTTTAIVERTVIEYIHYYNNIRIQTKLNNQSPINYRQLAV, from the exons ATGGGGACAAGAGTGAGTTATCCGCTTGAAGTGAAACAGAAGGCTGTAGAAATGAGATTGGCAGGCGTACCTATGAAAGAGATCATGCAGGAGTTGAATATCAAAAATAATACGCAGATTAAGACATGGGTCAGATGGTATAAGGCTGGTGATACACATCGATTTGAACAGCCTGTTGGTAAGCAATACACTTATGGAAAAGGTCCGGAGTATTCTTCCGAATTAGAGAAACTGCAGGCAGAGAATCGTTACCTGAGACAACAGAATGAAGTTT TTAAAAAAGTACAACGAATTGGAAAGGAAGTTGATAGCAAAACGTCAGTCGAACTTGTAGAAATATTGCACAGCACAATGACCGTGCAGGATATCTGTATTCATTTAGGTATCTCTCGGGCGTCTTATTATCGTTGGAAGAAGAATCTGATGAAGGATCATCCCAAACGCCATTTGGAAAAACAAATCGGCACGTTGTGCCGAGAGCACAAGTATCGATATGGATATCGAAAAATCACAGCCATATTAAAAAAGGGAATGTGTATTAACCATAAAACGGTTCAGCGTATTATGCAGAAAAATCAGTGGCAGTGCCGGGTTAAGGTGAAAAAGCGCAAGAAGAATGGGCAGCCATATGCCGTGGTCGATAATATATTAGATCGGAACTTTCAGTCTGATCATCCTCTTGAAAAACTAGTAACGGACATCACGTATTTGCCTTATGGACAGAAGCAATTGTACCTTTCCAGTATATTGGATGTATACAATGGAGAAGTGATTGCTTTTACGATTGGAGATAAGCAGGACACAGACTTTGTCTTACACACACTTGATCAACTGCCAACACTGCCTGAGAACTGCGTGTTACATAGTGACCAAGGATCTGTGTATACATCTTACGAGTATCAGAAAGCTGTTAAAACAAAAGGCATTACCATGAGCATGTCCCGCAAAGGGACGCCCGCTGATAATGCCTCCATCGAATCGTTTCATTCCTCACTAAAGTCTGAAACGTTCTATCTTAACAGCATTGATCGAACCACGACCGCCATCGTAGAACGCACTGTCATAGAATACATTCATTATTATAACAATATTCGTATTCAAACGAAACTAAACAACCAATCACCGATAAACTATCGGCAATTGGCTGTTTAA
- the putP gene encoding sodium/proline symporter PutP — MSIEIIISLGIYFTAMLLIGWYSFKKTTDINDYMLGGRGLGPFVTALSAGAADMSGWMLMGIPGAMFATGLSTLWLALGLTIGAYSNYLLLAPRLRAYTEAADDAITIPDFFDKRFQHSSSVLKIVSALIIMIFFTLYTSSGMVSGGRLFESAFGADYTLGLLLTAGVVVLYTLFGGFLAVSLTDFVQGAIMFAALVLVPIVAFTQLGGVSPALHEISAVDPKLLDIFKGASVISIISYLAWGLGYYGQPHIIIRFMAIKHIKDLKPARRIGMSWMVISILGSTVTGLVGVAYAHKFGVVVSDPETIFIIFSKILFHPLITGFLLSAILAAIMSSISSQLLVTASAMTEDLYRTFFRREASDKELVMTGRLSVLIIAVIAILMSLNPSSTILDLVGYAWAGFGSAFGPAILLSLYWKRMTEWGALSAMVVGAATVLIWITTGLADSTGLYEMIPGFFLSMIAGIIGSLITKRPAKASYRLFGVMEKLLKRKK; from the coding sequence GTGAGTATTGAAATTATTATATCGTTAGGAATTTACTTTACTGCCATGCTGTTAATCGGCTGGTACTCGTTTAAGAAAACAACTGATATCAACGATTACATGCTTGGAGGAAGAGGTCTCGGACCGTTTGTCACTGCTTTGTCTGCCGGAGCGGCGGATATGAGCGGATGGATGCTGATGGGAATTCCGGGGGCCATGTTTGCCACAGGCTTGTCGACATTATGGCTTGCACTCGGATTAACAATCGGCGCGTATTCGAATTATCTTCTTTTGGCTCCGCGCCTTAGAGCGTATACAGAAGCGGCGGATGACGCGATTACGATTCCCGATTTCTTTGATAAACGATTCCAGCATTCATCATCCGTGCTGAAAATTGTATCAGCTTTGATCATTATGATCTTTTTCACTTTGTATACGTCTTCTGGTATGGTATCAGGCGGAAGATTATTTGAATCTGCTTTTGGAGCCGATTATACACTTGGACTCCTGCTGACTGCGGGCGTTGTCGTGTTATACACACTGTTTGGCGGTTTCCTTGCTGTCAGTCTGACTGACTTTGTACAGGGTGCGATCATGTTTGCAGCATTAGTGCTTGTGCCGATCGTTGCTTTTACCCAACTGGGCGGCGTCTCTCCCGCTTTACATGAGATTTCAGCCGTGGACCCGAAGCTATTGGATATTTTTAAAGGCGCGAGCGTCATTAGCATTATTTCTTATTTGGCTTGGGGCTTAGGCTACTATGGCCAGCCTCATATCATCATCCGTTTTATGGCGATTAAGCATATCAAAGATTTAAAACCCGCGCGCAGAATCGGGATGAGCTGGATGGTAATCTCTATCCTCGGTTCAACTGTAACGGGTTTGGTCGGTGTGGCTTACGCACATAAATTCGGAGTTGTTGTAAGCGATCCTGAAACGATTTTCATTATTTTTTCTAAAATATTGTTCCATCCCTTGATTACGGGATTTTTGCTGTCTGCTATTTTAGCAGCGATTATGAGTTCGATCTCTTCTCAGCTTCTGGTCACAGCGAGTGCTATGACAGAGGATTTATACCGGACATTTTTCAGACGTGAAGCATCAGATAAAGAACTAGTCATGACTGGCCGGCTGTCAGTGCTCATTATCGCGGTCATCGCGATTCTGATGTCCTTGAATCCGAGCAGCACGATTTTAGATTTGGTTGGTTATGCGTGGGCCGGATTCGGTTCTGCTTTCGGGCCTGCGATTCTTCTGAGCCTGTATTGGAAACGGATGACTGAATGGGGCGCCCTATCAGCCATGGTTGTCGGAGCTGCGACAGTATTAATTTGGATTACAACTGGTTTAGCTGACTCTACAGGCCTCTATGAAATGATTCCGGGCTTTTTCCTGAGTATGATCGCGGGTATTATCGGAAGCTTGATCACGAAACGACCTGCAAAAGCTTCTTACCGATTATTCGGCGTCATGGAAAAGCTGTTAAAACGCAAAAAGTAA
- the gatA gene encoding Asp-tRNA(Asn)/Glu-tRNA(Gln) amidotransferase subunit GatA encodes MSLFDHKITELKQLIHKKEIKISDLVDESYKRIQAVDDKVQAFLALDEERARAYAKELDEAVDGRSEHGLLFGMPIGVKDNIVTKGLRTTCSSKILENFDPIYDATVVQRLQDAEAVTIGKLNMDEFAMGSSTENSAYKLTKNPWNLDTVPGGSSGGSAAAVAAGEVPFSLGSDTGGSIRQPASFCGVVGLKPTYGRVSRYGLVAFASSLDQIGPITRTVEDNAFLLQAISGADKMDSTSANVDVPDFLSSLTGDIKGLKIAVPKEYLGEGVGKEARESVLAALKVLEGLGATWEEVSLPHSKYALATYYLLSSSEASANLARFDGIRYGYRTDNADNLIDLYKQTRAEGFGNEVKRRIMLGTFALSSGYYDAYYKKAQKVRTLIKKDFEDVFDKYDVIVGPTTPTPAFKIGENTKDPLTMYANDILTIPVNLAGVPGISVPCGLAGGLPLGLQIIGKHFDESTVYRVAHAFEQATDHHKAKPEL; translated from the coding sequence ATGTCATTATTTGATCACAAAATCACAGAATTAAAACAGCTCATACATAAAAAAGAGATTAAGATTTCTGATCTTGTTGACGAATCTTATAAACGCATCCAAGCGGTTGATGATAAGGTACAAGCCTTTTTGGCATTAGATGAAGAAAGAGCGCGCGCGTACGCGAAGGAGCTTGATGAGGCGGTTGACGGCCGTTCAGAGCACGGTCTTCTTTTTGGTATGCCGATCGGCGTAAAAGATAATATCGTAACAAAAGGGCTGCGCACAACATGCTCGAGCAAAATTCTCGAAAACTTTGATCCGATTTACGATGCTACTGTTGTTCAGCGCCTTCAAGATGCTGAAGCAGTCACAATCGGAAAATTGAACATGGACGAATTCGCCATGGGCTCATCTACCGAAAACTCAGCTTACAAGCTGACGAAAAACCCTTGGAACTTGGATACAGTTCCCGGCGGTTCAAGCGGCGGTTCAGCGGCTGCGGTTGCTGCGGGAGAAGTTCCGTTTTCTCTTGGATCTGACACAGGCGGTTCCATCCGTCAGCCTGCATCGTTCTGCGGCGTTGTCGGATTAAAGCCTACATACGGCCGCGTGTCCCGTTACGGGCTGGTCGCATTCGCGTCTTCATTAGACCAAATCGGGCCGATTACCCGTACGGTTGAGGACAACGCATTTTTGCTTCAAGCGATTTCCGGCGCCGACAAAATGGACTCAACGAGCGCAAATGTGGACGTGCCTGATTTTCTTTCTTCATTAACTGGCGACATCAAAGGACTGAAAATCGCGGTTCCGAAAGAATACCTTGGTGAAGGTGTCGGCAAAGAAGCGAGAGAATCTGTGCTTGCCGCGCTGAAGGTTCTCGAAGGCCTCGGTGCTACATGGGAAGAAGTGTCTCTTCCGCACAGTAAATACGCGCTGGCGACATATTACCTGCTGTCATCATCTGAAGCGTCAGCCAACCTTGCACGCTTTGACGGCATCCGCTACGGCTACCGCACAGACAACGCGGACAATCTGATCGACCTTTACAAGCAAACGCGCGCTGAAGGTTTCGGAAATGAAGTCAAACGCCGCATTATGCTCGGAACGTTCGCTTTAAGCTCAGGATACTATGATGCGTACTACAAAAAGGCGCAAAAAGTGCGTACGTTGATCAAGAAAGACTTCGAAGACGTATTTGATAAATATGACGTCATTGTCGGACCGACGACTCCGACACCTGCGTTTAAAATCGGTGAAAACACGAAAGATCCGCTCACAATGTACGCAAACGATATCTTAACGATTCCAGTCAACCTTGCCGGCGTACCGGGAATCAGCGTGCCATGCGGATTAGCAGGCGGACTTCCGCTCGGCCTGCAAATCATCGGAAAACACTTTGACGAAAGCACTGTATACCGCGTTGCTCATGCATTTGAACAAGCGACAGACCATCATAAAGCAAAACCTGAACTGTAA
- the gatB gene encoding Asp-tRNA(Asn)/Glu-tRNA(Gln) amidotransferase subunit GatB: MNFETVIGLEVHVELKTKSKIFSSSPTPFGAEANTQTSVIDLGYPGVLPVLNKEAVEFAMKAAMALNCEVATDTKFDRKNYFYPDNPKAYQISQFDKPIGENGWIEIEVGGKTKRIGITRLHLEEDAGKLTHTGDGYSLVDYNRQGTPLVEIVSEPDIRTPEEAYAYLEKLKSIIQYTGVSDCKMEEGSLRCDANISLRPIGREEFGTKTELKNLNSFAFVQKGLEHEEKRQEQVLLSGGVIQQETRRYDEATKKTILMRVKEGSDDYRYFPEPDLVELYIDEEWKERVKASIPELPDERRKRYIDELGLPAYDAMVLTLTKEMADFFEETVQKGAEAKQASNWLMGEVSAYLNAEQKELADVALTPEGLAGMIKLIEKGTISSKIAKKVFKELIEKGGDAEKIVKEKGLVQISDEGVLLKLVTEALDNNPQSIEDFKNGKDRAIGFLVGQIMKASKGQANPPMVNKILLEEIKKR, from the coding sequence TTGAACTTTGAAACGGTAATCGGACTTGAAGTCCATGTTGAGTTAAAAACAAAATCAAAAATTTTCTCAAGCTCTCCAACGCCATTCGGCGCGGAGGCGAACACGCAGACAAGCGTCATTGACCTCGGATACCCGGGCGTCCTGCCTGTTCTGAACAAAGAAGCCGTTGAATTCGCAATGAAAGCCGCTATGGCGCTTAACTGTGAGGTCGCAACGGATACGAAGTTTGACCGCAAAAACTATTTCTATCCGGACAACCCGAAAGCGTATCAGATTTCTCAATTTGATAAGCCAATCGGCGAAAACGGCTGGATCGAAATTGAAGTCGGCGGAAAAACAAAACGCATTGGCATCACTCGCCTTCACCTTGAAGAAGATGCCGGAAAACTCACACATACAGGCGACGGCTATTCTCTCGTTGACTACAACCGCCAGGGAACGCCGCTAGTTGAGATCGTATCAGAGCCGGATATCCGCACGCCGGAAGAAGCGTACGCGTATCTTGAAAAGCTGAAGTCCATCATCCAATACACAGGTGTTTCTGACTGTAAAATGGAAGAAGGTTCGCTTCGCTGTGACGCCAATATCTCTCTTCGTCCGATCGGCCGAGAGGAATTCGGCACAAAAACAGAATTGAAAAACTTGAACTCCTTTGCGTTTGTTCAAAAAGGCCTTGAGCATGAAGAAAAACGCCAGGAGCAGGTTCTTCTCTCCGGCGGTGTCATTCAGCAGGAAACACGCCGTTACGACGAAGCAACGAAGAAAACCATTCTCATGCGTGTCAAAGAGGGATCTGACGACTACCGTTACTTCCCAGAGCCAGACCTTGTCGAGCTCTACATTGATGAAGAATGGAAGGAACGCGTGAAAGCAAGCATTCCTGAACTTCCGGATGAGCGCCGCAAGCGTTACATCGATGAGCTTGGTTTGCCTGCGTATGACGCGATGGTTCTGACGCTGACGAAAGAAATGGCTGATTTCTTTGAAGAAACCGTTCAAAAAGGCGCTGAAGCCAAACAAGCGTCTAACTGGCTGATGGGTGAAGTATCAGCTTATCTGAACGCTGAGCAAAAAGAGCTTGCTGATGTGGCGCTGACACCTGAAGGCCTTGCCGGCATGATCAAATTGATTGAAAAAGGAACCATTTCTTCTAAGATCGCGAAGAAAGTGTTTAAAGAATTGATTGAAAAAGGCGGCGACGCTGAGAAGATTGTCAAAGAGAAAGGCCTCGTTCAGATTTCTGACGAAGGCGTGCTTCTGAAGCTTGTCACAGAGGCGCTTGACAACAATCCTCAATCAATCGAAGACTTTAAAAACGGGAAAGACCGTGCGATCGGTTTCCTTGTCGGACAGATTATGAAAGCGTCCAAAGGACAAGCCAACCCGCCGATGGTTAACAAAATCCTGCTTGAAGAAATTAAAAAACGCTAA